The proteins below are encoded in one region of Equus przewalskii isolate Varuska chromosome 1, EquPr2, whole genome shotgun sequence:
- the LOC139082221 gene encoding olfactory receptor 4F3/4F16/4F29-like, with product MDGANHSVVAEFVFLGLTNSWEIQLLLFVFSSTFYMVSMMGNSLIMLTVISDSHLHSPMYFLLANLSFIDLAVSSVVSPKMIYDIFRKRKVISFGGCIAQIFFLHAIGGVEMVLLTAMAFDRYVAICKPLHYLTIMSRKMCILLLVAAWIIGLTHSVIQLFFVIKLPFCGPNVLDSFYCDFPRFIKLACTDTYRLEFMVTANSGFISLGSFFTLIVSYIFILISIRKLSSSASSKALSTLSTHVMVVILFFGPCIFVYIWPHPTSHLDKFFAVFDAIFTPFLNSVIYTFRNKEMKVAMRKICHQFIILSRIS from the coding sequence ATGGACGGTGCAAATCACTCTGTGGTGGCAGAGTTTGTGTTCCTGGGACTCACCAATTCCTGGGAGATCCAACTTCTCCTCTTTGTGTTCTCCTCCACATTTTATATGGTAAGCATGATGGGAAACTCCCTCATTATGCTCACTGTGATTTCTGACTCTCACTTACACTCCCCCATGTACTTTCTGTTGGCCAACCTCTCCTTCATTGACCTGGCTGTTTCTTCTGTCGTTTCTCCCAAGATGATTTATGACATTTTCAGGAAGCGTAAGGTCATCTCCTTTGGAGGTTGCATTGCTCAGATCTTCTTCCTCCATGCCATTGGTGGTGTGGAGATGGTGCTGCTCACAGCCATGGCCTTTGACAGATATGTTGCCATATGTAAGCCCCTCCACTATTTGACTATTATGAGCCGAAAAATGTGCATTTTGCTTCTGGTTGCTGCATGGATAATTGGCTTGACCCACTCTGTGATTCAActgttttttgttataaaattgccattttgtGGCCCTAATGTGTTAGACAGCTTTTACTGTGACTTTCCTCGGTTCATAAAACTTGCCTGCACAGATACCTACAGGTTAGAGTTCATGGTCACAGCCAACAGTGGCTTTATATCTCTGGGATCATTCTTCACATTGATTGtctcctatatttttatcctgATCAGTATTCGAAAACTGTCTTCAAGTGCATCATCCAAGGCCCTCTCCACTTTGTCGACTCATGTCATGGTGGTGATCTTGTTCTTCGGTCCTTGCATCTTTGTTTATATCTGGCCTCACCCCACATCACATCTAGACAAATTCTTTGCTGTTTTTGATGCGATTTTCACTCCTTTTTTAAATTCAGTCATCTACACATTcaggaacaaagaaatgaaagtggcAATGAGGAAAATATGCCATCAATTTATTATTCTTAGCAGGATTTCATAA